One Fibrobacter sp. UWB16 DNA window includes the following coding sequences:
- a CDS encoding glutamate--tRNA ligase family protein: MSGKIRFAPSPTGYLHEGHLLSALYVWAAAKKWDLKIHLRIEDHDQSRARPAYIAGIREDLEWLGFKYDSESIQSARGPIYEAALQKLVDKSLVYPCYCSRKQLLAENPQSETGEIIYQGKCKHLVILSEAIRHPERSEGSSEVLSSNSAPHNLRFIVPNKVIDWHDLRLGDFHENPKLQCGDFPIRDRDNQWTYQFAVCVDDIDEQITHIVRGEDIRNSTARQIALMEALGRKERAVYLHHPLIVDDNNKKLSKRELAHSLRQDKEAGITPEMLFGRVCHKAHLTESDSPITLIDAISIIMDQIPT, from the coding sequence ATGTCTGGAAAAATTCGATTCGCACCGAGCCCCACGGGTTACCTTCACGAAGGCCACTTGCTTTCGGCTCTTTATGTGTGGGCGGCTGCCAAAAAATGGGATTTAAAAATCCATCTGAGAATCGAAGACCATGACCAGAGTCGCGCGCGCCCCGCTTACATCGCAGGCATCCGAGAAGATTTGGAGTGGCTTGGATTCAAGTACGATTCCGAGAGCATACAAAGTGCCCGCGGACCTATCTACGAAGCCGCCCTCCAAAAACTTGTCGACAAGTCGCTCGTTTATCCGTGCTATTGCAGCCGCAAGCAACTCCTCGCCGAAAATCCGCAAAGCGAAACCGGTGAAATCATTTATCAGGGAAAATGCAAACATCTCGTCATCCTGAGCGAAGCAATTCGTCATCCTGAACGAAGTGAAGGATCCAGTGAAGTTTTGAGTAGCAACTCAGCGCCGCATAACCTTCGTTTTATCGTCCCCAATAAAGTTATCGACTGGCACGACCTGCGCCTCGGGGACTTTCACGAGAACCCAAAACTCCAGTGTGGCGACTTCCCGATCCGCGACCGCGACAACCAATGGACCTACCAGTTTGCCGTTTGTGTCGACGACATCGACGAGCAAATCACACATATCGTCCGCGGAGAAGATATCCGCAACTCCACAGCCCGCCAAATAGCGCTCATGGAAGCACTTGGCCGCAAAGAACGCGCTGTCTACCTGCACCACCCGCTCATCGTGGACGACAACAACAAGAAGCTTTCCAAACGCGAGCTCGCCCATAGCCTGCGCCAAGACAAAGAAGCCGGCATCACCCCCGAGATGCTCTTCGGACGAGTCTGCCACAAGGCGCATCTGACAGAATCGGACTCCCCGATTACCCTCATTGACGCTATATCCATAATTATGGATCAAATTCCAACCTAG
- a CDS encoding SPOR domain-containing protein produces the protein MRKFLIAASLCALAWAGSPTDMDSLFRGNEYKPTLSASLRDTTSNSAVPAKVTGKNDKSDGFYMLQFEAVGDFDAAQRRKAQLSASTGYTIQVVFDTPFYKLRGGGWTKRKVAEDKARELSAYNINAFVVKIR, from the coding sequence ATGCGAAAGTTTTTAATTGCAGCTTCTTTATGCGCTTTGGCTTGGGCCGGATCGCCAACTGATATGGATTCTCTTTTCCGCGGTAACGAATACAAGCCGACGCTCAGTGCTTCGCTTCGCGATACGACGAGTAATTCTGCCGTCCCTGCTAAGGTCACGGGCAAGAACGATAAGTCCGATGGATTCTACATGCTCCAGTTCGAAGCCGTGGGTGACTTTGACGCCGCTCAGCGTCGTAAGGCTCAGCTCTCTGCAAGTACAGGTTATACCATCCAGGTTGTCTTCGATACGCCGTTCTACAAGCTTCGCGGTGGTGGATGGACAAAGCGCAAGGTCGCCGAGGATAAGGCTCGCGAACTCTCCGCTTATAACATCAACGCCTTTGTCGTCAAGATTCGATAA
- a CDS encoding fibro-slime domain-containing protein: MKIRYNALQSFALMMSLLLVGVSGAWADLKKSQMGNDVCSPKIHFQLPDGWTTAYLMIGGQGVAFPKADADGWSMIDLGATKTNDGATFFINDVNNSACNNSRCVTTSGIITGLNGDANSVGFTCSSIGKDDGMDFWIMAHPDVKKEGAIYTKNSMPVIRDFYVFLPNNTTWKSAEPMLYEVAADGKAVDTKMYNDADNCGWYYRRYIDEDIPKSVLIHRDDDEDRADAIGQNGAWEENPTATPIPLYDFMEAFVPPEDFQGAVYFVADEEEAKKLANKSNPGWSTTRPAAQGTCGYDLAAIIYDTDASLHGAFTCAPNWSQAIDGTEKVKYNACYYNTAKFPVNSTGEAVVPCVGVTKGMVESTLATDPTTKKKYMVLTAKGKQCFGAQAEAAFKAMFNYTEGVNEQYCFNMAFSQAKDGKFEFESDNYKSPGAPVTGGFYPAEQEPDATMMISPRLAAAETKRKAEGPTFFCPDDPNNKTSQTPMGLRTLHEEQGVPLSDLICNGGGWEGGIDCEGLFSAGSEFSKDGTPTEDGERIQAAFKKSYGKNVTWGGDGWGWSCEWMAGAIPDTWPALYDEGTENIAKPNAQGQNSGKHRWTSTEGGNGDDGKGFTKAGRNQHFCFESHATFRFKKNLKFSFRGDDDIWVFINNKLAVDLGGTHLAAPGFVDLDKFMPDAKVGDTYPIDIFFCDRRTTMSNVHIKTNMFIEQKNGIDPLANQDKADYFENGNNHYLICYTESGDGSCAAALSASVADSTCGSNIKQPITYEFTKDKTGANPADVVVSAEDFKTSPKQYGGGIDVSKPGEPIINKDILKNYFAKGGQFYLLIHIGNQTRAIEVKISGSIGIADRSAEFVDDNDNHIPGFDFKGRAMASNPADDGSIALNQMVPLYIAAISDPCTGEGACDKNLELSSAKGSPYTLTVTNDKALFYELKNGVLSPFKPTDNRKIGDGGVDTIYVTIPFDEMKSAVETVSISVSGTTRTANVDFFVPTLKFVDSDSTFKVITKDADSYIRMKGQSYNFYVVALNPDTTICTDCNFSLLRSASLSSTGVDLISAAEVVNGRATFTIRSSVVYLRDDAGNGTATFTILGPSTKLMSASYTNMQFQEPPVPTPQFADIFDVYGVPSQVELNMPDTLLSKTGKYLDGKGDSLVVYYHRQFNRDSLPNKIVVYWSDDKKDSVVFDETDIARGVSCGAAFGLDEDVCLNRIALSRVDEKGEHITLSKNVKTTGTGTVKSWATYCPKFNDDGKTCATDPVTANYEGIIYDRIAPIILSAEMIADGTAGDLAQLKLKFSEKVQKTAQGSLEGNNVFSYYINNGKNSQYVDFIPLAPNITLADKIDETFTLLFSKSTTFPQANDYVHFRGLDGIGFMEDQSDYKIADSLRNAWSADDATVGWNTAPAYDATVRLPSPWVKVTGDVDSYVKRIRKDGIGFVPLTMAEAAALPPTEVIPFDANKDEGQFMEAMIAKSSVDPAMAKYGFAPNGWFIMSDMGSLLSKDKYAKVKKEDTYLDYDLHIYSNLGAHVLSEHKRIYCDDEKNKVEHGRYYFEGKNCVDVRRSFFVVWNNKNAKSRFVGTGAFISKIKTFVKLGNVDKKYKHEKSEMWGVRSKRKK; encoded by the coding sequence ATGAAAATACGTTATAACGCTTTGCAAAGTTTTGCATTGATGATGAGTCTGCTTCTCGTTGGAGTGTCAGGAGCATGGGCAGACTTGAAAAAATCACAGATGGGCAATGACGTTTGTTCACCCAAGATTCACTTCCAACTTCCTGATGGTTGGACTACCGCATATTTGATGATTGGCGGTCAGGGTGTAGCATTCCCTAAGGCTGATGCTGATGGCTGGTCTATGATTGACCTTGGCGCCACAAAGACGAATGACGGTGCTACGTTCTTCATCAACGACGTCAACAACAGTGCTTGCAATAACAGCAGATGCGTGACGACATCGGGCATTATCACTGGCCTGAATGGCGATGCCAATAGCGTAGGCTTTACCTGCAGCTCTATTGGTAAAGACGATGGCATGGATTTCTGGATTATGGCCCATCCGGACGTGAAGAAAGAAGGGGCTATTTATACGAAAAACTCTATGCCGGTCATTAGAGATTTCTACGTCTTCTTGCCGAACAATACGACATGGAAGAGCGCAGAACCGATGCTCTATGAAGTGGCTGCCGACGGCAAGGCTGTTGACACAAAGATGTACAACGATGCCGATAACTGCGGATGGTATTACAGACGCTATATCGATGAAGACATTCCGAAGAGCGTCCTCATTCATCGCGATGACGATGAAGATAGAGCAGATGCTATAGGTCAGAATGGTGCTTGGGAAGAAAACCCGACTGCAACGCCGATTCCTTTGTATGACTTTATGGAAGCTTTCGTTCCGCCTGAGGACTTCCAGGGCGCTGTCTACTTTGTTGCTGACGAAGAAGAAGCTAAAAAGCTTGCCAACAAGTCCAATCCGGGTTGGTCTACAACGCGCCCGGCCGCACAAGGTACTTGCGGTTACGATTTGGCTGCTATTATTTATGATACTGACGCTTCTTTGCATGGTGCATTTACTTGCGCTCCGAACTGGTCTCAGGCTATTGATGGTACTGAGAAGGTCAAGTACAATGCTTGCTACTACAATACAGCAAAGTTCCCGGTCAATTCCACGGGTGAAGCTGTTGTTCCGTGCGTTGGCGTGACTAAGGGCATGGTCGAAAGCACTCTCGCCACTGACCCGACGACTAAGAAAAAGTACATGGTCCTTACCGCAAAGGGTAAGCAGTGCTTCGGTGCTCAGGCCGAAGCCGCTTTCAAGGCTATGTTTAACTACACCGAAGGTGTGAACGAACAGTACTGCTTCAATATGGCCTTTAGCCAGGCTAAAGATGGCAAGTTTGAATTCGAATCTGACAATTACAAGAGCCCCGGTGCTCCGGTTACTGGCGGTTTCTATCCGGCTGAACAAGAACCGGATGCAACGATGATGATTTCTCCTCGTTTGGCTGCTGCCGAAACGAAGCGCAAGGCTGAAGGCCCGACATTCTTCTGCCCGGATGATCCGAACAATAAGACTTCTCAGACTCCGATGGGCCTCCGTACCCTTCATGAAGAACAAGGTGTTCCTCTGAGCGACCTTATCTGTAATGGTGGCGGCTGGGAAGGCGGCATTGACTGCGAAGGCCTCTTCTCTGCTGGTTCTGAATTCAGTAAGGATGGCACTCCGACCGAAGATGGTGAAAGAATTCAGGCTGCATTCAAGAAGTCCTATGGCAAGAACGTCACCTGGGGTGGCGATGGCTGGGGCTGGTCCTGCGAATGGATGGCTGGTGCTATTCCGGATACTTGGCCTGCTTTATATGATGAAGGTACAGAAAACATTGCAAAACCGAATGCTCAGGGACAGAATTCGGGTAAGCATCGTTGGACTTCTACGGAAGGCGGTAATGGTGATGACGGTAAAGGCTTCACCAAGGCCGGTCGTAACCAGCATTTCTGCTTCGAATCTCACGCTACGTTCCGCTTCAAGAAGAACTTGAAGTTCAGCTTCCGTGGTGACGACGATATTTGGGTATTTATCAATAACAAGTTGGCTGTGGACCTCGGTGGTACGCACTTGGCTGCTCCGGGCTTCGTAGACTTGGACAAGTTCATGCCGGATGCTAAGGTTGGCGATACTTATCCGATTGACATCTTCTTCTGCGACCGTCGTACGACGATGAGTAACGTCCATATCAAGACGAACATGTTCATCGAACAGAAGAACGGTATCGACCCGCTTGCAAACCAGGATAAGGCTGACTACTTTGAAAATGGTAACAACCATTACCTCATCTGCTATACCGAATCTGGTGACGGTTCTTGCGCTGCTGCTTTGAGCGCCTCTGTTGCAGACTCTACTTGCGGTTCCAACATTAAGCAGCCGATTACCTACGAATTCACGAAGGATAAGACTGGTGCTAATCCCGCTGATGTGGTTGTCTCTGCCGAAGACTTTAAGACTTCTCCCAAGCAGTATGGTGGTGGTATCGATGTCTCTAAGCCGGGTGAACCGATTATCAACAAGGATATCTTGAAGAACTACTTTGCCAAGGGCGGTCAGTTCTATCTTTTGATCCATATCGGCAACCAGACCAGAGCTATCGAAGTTAAGATTTCGGGTTCTATTGGTATTGCTGATCGCAGTGCAGAATTCGTGGATGACAATGATAACCATATTCCGGGCTTTGATTTCAAGGGCCGCGCTATGGCTTCCAATCCGGCTGACGATGGTTCTATCGCTCTCAACCAGATGGTTCCGCTTTACATCGCCGCTATCAGCGATCCTTGCACTGGTGAAGGCGCTTGCGACAAGAATCTCGAACTTTCTTCTGCTAAGGGTTCTCCTTACACGCTGACCGTAACCAATGATAAGGCCCTCTTCTATGAATTGAAGAATGGCGTTCTCTCTCCGTTTAAGCCCACGGACAACCGCAAGATTGGCGATGGCGGTGTCGATACGATTTACGTGACGATTCCGTTCGATGAAATGAAGTCTGCTGTCGAAACTGTTAGCATCAGTGTTTCTGGTACTACTCGTACTGCAAATGTCGACTTCTTTGTGCCGACGCTCAAGTTTGTGGATTCTGACTCTACATTCAAGGTCATCACGAAGGATGCTGATAGCTACATTCGTATGAAGGGTCAGTCTTACAACTTCTACGTTGTCGCTCTCAACCCGGACACGACAATTTGCACGGATTGTAACTTCTCGTTGCTCAGAAGTGCTTCCTTGTCTTCTACCGGTGTCGATCTCATTTCTGCTGCCGAAGTCGTGAATGGCCGTGCTACATTTACCATCCGTTCTTCTGTGGTCTACTTAAGAGATGACGCTGGTAATGGTACTGCAACGTTTACGATTCTTGGCCCGAGCACAAAGTTGATGTCTGCTTCTTACACGAACATGCAGTTCCAGGAACCGCCGGTTCCGACTCCGCAGTTTGCTGATATCTTTGACGTGTACGGTGTTCCGTCTCAGGTTGAATTGAATATGCCGGACACTCTCTTGTCAAAGACTGGGAAGTATCTTGATGGTAAGGGCGACTCCCTCGTTGTTTACTACCATCGTCAGTTCAACAGGGACTCTCTCCCGAATAAGATTGTCGTCTATTGGAGCGACGATAAGAAGGATTCTGTAGTCTTTGATGAAACTGATATTGCAAGAGGTGTTTCTTGCGGTGCAGCATTCGGTCTTGATGAAGATGTCTGCTTGAATAGAATTGCTCTTAGCCGCGTTGATGAAAAAGGCGAACATATCACGCTTTCTAAGAATGTGAAGACGACTGGTACGGGTACGGTCAAGTCCTGGGCTACCTACTGTCCGAAGTTTAACGACGACGGTAAGACTTGCGCAACGGATCCTGTGACTGCCAACTATGAAGGCATCATTTATGACCGTATTGCTCCGATCATCCTCTCCGCTGAAATGATTGCTGACGGTACTGCCGGTGATTTGGCTCAGTTGAAGCTCAAGTTCTCTGAAAAGGTCCAGAAGACCGCTCAGGGCTCTCTCGAGGGTAACAATGTGTTCTCTTACTACATCAACAATGGTAAGAACTCCCAGTATGTAGACTTCATTCCGCTTGCACCGAACATTACGCTTGCAGACAAAATTGATGAAACGTTTACATTGCTCTTCAGCAAGTCTACGACCTTCCCACAGGCTAATGACTATGTCCACTTCAGAGGCCTTGATGGCATTGGCTTTATGGAAGACCAGTCCGATTATAAGATTGCTGATTCTCTCCGTAACGCTTGGTCTGCTGATGACGCTACCGTTGGCTGGAATACCGCTCCGGCTTACGATGCAACAGTTCGTCTGCCGTCTCCGTGGGTCAAGGTTACGGGTGACGTGGATTCCTATGTCAAGAGAATTCGTAAAGATGGTATCGGTTTCGTCCCGCTGACTATGGCTGAAGCCGCTGCGCTCCCGCCGACCGAAGTCATCCCGTTTGATGCAAACAAGGATGAAGGTCAGTTCATGGAAGCTATGATTGCTAAGAGCTCTGTCGACCCGGCTATGGCTAAGTATGGCTTTGCTCCGAACGGCTGGTTCATCATGAGCGATATGGGCTCATTACTCTCTAAGGATAAGTACGCTAAGGTCAAGAAGGAAGATACGTACCTCGATTACGATCTTCACATTTATTCGAACTTGGGTGCTCATGTCTTGAGCGAACACAAGCGCATCTACTGCGATGACGAAAAGAACAAGGTCGAACACGGCAGATACTACTTCGAAGGTAAGAACTGCGTTGACGTCCGTAGAAGCTTCTTCGTTGTTTGGAACAACAAGAATGCAAAGTCTCGCTTTGTGGGTACTGGCGCATTCATCTCCAAGATCAAGACATTCGTTAAGCTTGGTAACGTCGATAAGAAGTACAAGCACGAAAAGTCTGAAATGTGGGGTGTCCGCTCCAAGAGAAAAAAGTAA
- a CDS encoding GGDEF domain-containing protein, with amino-acid sequence MEILKPMTVHPHLIVLYPQSEFAELPLELGTVVLGRGQDADIRFEDELVSRRHCALTFDGQSVTVEDLGSTNGTFVDGNYIHKQILDSDNRLQIGKMVLKIAYKDPNEEAFSRELYEAATMDELTGVLNRQAFLDRSAGELVSARRGGSFIHVAMIRVDNFKHLTDSCGEMCGDLILKEVVRLLNDEKRDSDLLARYEGEKFLLLMNGISPEDATKRAEKLRLVIERHIFSWMDSRIPVTISIGLVSRQGAEVSQMNELIAESDGLLNTAP; translated from the coding sequence ATGGAAATTTTAAAACCGATGACCGTTCATCCGCACTTGATCGTGCTGTACCCTCAAAGCGAGTTCGCAGAGCTTCCGCTCGAATTAGGGACCGTGGTGCTCGGTCGTGGACAAGACGCCGACATCCGTTTCGAAGACGAGCTAGTGAGCCGCAGGCATTGCGCGCTCACGTTTGATGGCCAGAGCGTGACGGTCGAAGACCTCGGTAGCACGAACGGAACGTTCGTCGACGGCAACTACATTCACAAGCAGATTCTCGATTCGGACAACAGGCTCCAGATTGGCAAGATGGTATTGAAGATTGCCTACAAGGATCCGAACGAGGAGGCTTTTAGCCGTGAGCTGTACGAAGCGGCGACAATGGACGAACTGACGGGAGTCCTGAACCGGCAGGCTTTTTTGGACCGTTCGGCAGGCGAACTTGTCAGCGCCCGCCGCGGGGGCTCATTTATCCATGTGGCGATGATCCGCGTGGACAACTTTAAGCACTTGACGGATTCTTGTGGTGAAATGTGCGGAGACCTGATTTTGAAGGAAGTCGTACGTTTGCTGAACGACGAGAAGCGCGATTCGGACTTGCTCGCACGCTACGAGGGCGAAAAGTTCCTGCTCCTCATGAACGGGATTTCGCCAGAAGACGCAACAAAGCGCGCCGAAAAGTTGCGTCTGGTGATTGAACGCCACATATTCTCGTGGATGGATTCGAGAATCCCAGTAACGATTTCCATTGGGCTTGTATCGCGCCAAGGCGCCGAAGTTTCGCAGATGAACGAGCTCATCGCCGAAAGCGATGGATTGCTCAACACTGCGCCCTAG
- a CDS encoding MATE family efflux transporter, with amino-acid sequence MEDVINNKKLNAMGTASIPKIVLQFSVPAIISMLVEALYNIVDRYFVGQGVGSLGIGGITICFPIALFIMAMSMMVGVGGNTLFAIRLGERKYQQAAIILNNSFVLLIIMAVSSFTLGQIFMEPLLKLFGASDQLLPVASSYMRIILCGAIFQTIVPGMNHFIRSMGHPKTAMTRVMIGAGSNVILDWLFIMKFNWGIEGAAWATVLSQFIGGLAVMQFFVKKTTPIKVNRRYMKLRLPYVRKIFILGLPPSIMQISNSLVNAILARSLTSYGTRDLPIVNGMTGGDQAIAAFGILMSVVSMIVLPLMGFVTGSQPIIGYNYGAKYNNRVRDTVKFTMLYAIAFIVVAWLLVMTNTLAFVKPFVPNDQNMQQLTCKALRTFICMMPFVPLGMVSGNFFQGTGKAWRSMFLNACRQLILLIPFLFIMPRFFGLRGVFMAQPIADFVTAVIAIIMLRAELKNIPRI; translated from the coding sequence ATGGAAGATGTAATAAACAATAAAAAACTTAACGCGATGGGGACGGCTAGCATCCCGAAGATTGTCTTGCAGTTTTCGGTCCCGGCTATCATCAGTATGCTCGTCGAAGCGCTCTACAACATTGTGGACCGCTATTTCGTAGGCCAGGGCGTCGGTAGCCTTGGCATCGGCGGCATCACTATCTGCTTCCCGATAGCCCTTTTCATTATGGCGATGTCCATGATGGTTGGCGTGGGTGGCAACACGCTTTTTGCCATCCGTCTCGGCGAACGCAAGTACCAGCAGGCAGCCATTATCCTCAACAACTCCTTTGTATTGCTCATCATTATGGCGGTGAGCTCCTTTACGCTTGGCCAGATTTTCATGGAGCCGCTCCTCAAGCTCTTTGGCGCTAGCGACCAGCTTTTGCCTGTGGCCTCGAGTTACATGCGCATCATCTTGTGCGGTGCGATTTTCCAGACGATTGTCCCCGGCATGAACCACTTTATCCGCAGCATGGGCCACCCGAAAACGGCCATGACCCGCGTGATGATTGGCGCCGGCAGTAACGTGATTCTAGACTGGCTTTTCATCATGAAGTTCAACTGGGGTATCGAGGGCGCTGCCTGGGCGACCGTCTTGAGCCAGTTCATCGGCGGCCTTGCCGTGATGCAGTTCTTCGTGAAAAAGACGACGCCTATCAAGGTCAACCGCCGTTACATGAAGCTCCGCCTCCCGTACGTGCGCAAAATCTTCATTCTTGGCCTTCCGCCGAGCATTATGCAGATTAGCAACAGCCTTGTGAACGCCATTTTGGCCCGCAGCCTCACATCGTATGGTACTCGTGACTTGCCGATCGTGAACGGTATGACGGGTGGCGACCAGGCAATTGCCGCATTCGGAATCTTGATGAGTGTCGTCTCCATGATTGTTTTGCCACTTATGGGCTTTGTGACGGGCTCTCAACCGATTATCGGGTACAATTACGGTGCCAAGTACAACAACCGTGTGCGCGATACTGTCAAGTTCACCATGCTTTATGCAATTGCGTTCATCGTGGTTGCATGGCTACTCGTGATGACGAATACGCTTGCCTTTGTGAAGCCGTTTGTCCCGAACGACCAGAATATGCAACAGCTCACGTGCAAAGCTCTCCGCACCTTCATTTGCATGATGCCGTTTGTACCGCTAGGTATGGTGTCGGGTAACTTTTTCCAGGGAACGGGCAAAGCCTGGCGTTCGATGTTCCTGAACGCTTGCCGTCAGCTCATTTTGCTGATTCCGTTCCTGTTTATTATGCCGCGTTTCTTCGGACTTCGTGGAGTGTTCATGGCACAGCCCATTGCAGACTTTGTGACGGCCGTTATCGCCATAATCATGCTCCGCGCTGAACTCAAAAACATCCCGCGCATCTAG
- a CDS encoding NAD(P)-dependent oxidoreductase, translating to MNLQSILSSVLDEVYEKNEYPALAALESEWTHTRPFDGLRVLVATPIYRNTMTEYRALVAGGADLLVGFSEFNDPDVVDFMREWGVPVVTPAEMLEAESHGEFVDLVLDCAGPFAVLHPKIGFVELTRSGVHYYKNAEKPVYVADSGIVKRIETSLGTGDGYFRALEKLGFGGDFEGKKFLVFGSGKVGSGIALQGVRRGCNVTVVTDLKRGQSQTANSENAEHSAAPETMPAGDFSAVLEQNDVAVVDCHDYATVASLIENSDFVVTATGVKNALAAPELTEALLSTQAKLANMGVEDEYGEAIPAEKVLNGKGSLNFILEEPTHLKYIETSLALHAALAERLVQEAATLEDGLHFPPQEIEQRLLTIAIQNGVIGPEICSMLGGIPAEID from the coding sequence ATGAACCTGCAATCTATTCTCTCCTCCGTTCTGGACGAAGTTTACGAAAAAAACGAATACCCCGCACTTGCGGCGCTTGAAAGCGAATGGACACATACCCGTCCGTTCGATGGCCTCCGCGTGCTGGTGGCAACCCCGATTTACCGCAACACCATGACCGAATACCGGGCTCTCGTGGCGGGCGGTGCCGACCTTCTCGTTGGTTTTTCGGAATTTAACGACCCCGATGTCGTGGACTTTATGAGGGAATGGGGCGTGCCCGTTGTAACGCCTGCCGAAATGCTCGAAGCTGAATCCCACGGCGAGTTTGTAGACTTGGTACTCGACTGTGCGGGACCTTTTGCGGTGCTCCACCCGAAAATTGGCTTTGTGGAACTCACGCGTTCGGGTGTACACTATTATAAAAATGCCGAAAAACCGGTTTACGTTGCCGATAGTGGTATCGTCAAGCGCATCGAGACTTCCTTGGGCACGGGCGATGGCTATTTCCGTGCTCTCGAAAAGTTAGGCTTTGGTGGCGATTTCGAAGGCAAGAAGTTCTTGGTTTTTGGTAGTGGCAAAGTTGGTTCGGGAATTGCGCTCCAGGGTGTGCGCCGAGGTTGCAATGTGACCGTTGTGACGGATTTGAAGCGCGGGCAGTCTCAAACAGCGAATTCCGAAAATGCTGAACATTCCGCGGCTCCTGAAACAATGCCCGCAGGCGATTTTTCTGCCGTCCTTGAGCAAAATGACGTGGCTGTCGTGGACTGCCATGATTATGCAACTGTCGCCTCTTTGATTGAAAATTCCGATTTTGTTGTGACGGCGACGGGAGTCAAAAACGCTCTTGCGGCCCCGGAATTGACGGAAGCACTTCTCTCGACCCAGGCGAAACTTGCCAATATGGGTGTCGAAGATGAATACGGCGAGGCCATTCCTGCCGAAAAGGTGCTCAATGGCAAGGGATCGTTGAATTTCATCCTCGAAGAACCGACGCACTTGAAGTACATTGAAACATCGCTTGCGCTCCATGCCGCCCTTGCCGAACGCTTGGTTCAAGAAGCCGCGACTCTCGAAGATGGTCTCCATTTCCCGCCGCAAGAAATTGAACAGCGCTTGCTCACCATCGCTATCCAAAATGGCGTCATTGGCCCTGAAATTTGCAGCATGCTTGGTGGCATCCCCGCTGAAATAGATTAA
- a CDS encoding polysaccharide deacetylase family protein, which translates to MNYKKISIASVAVGMFAAGAAFAQNAEIATWSGFRKGAASFTFDDGAPSHVTDAGPTFKKYGYKATFNLVVNWNPNWSGFQGLADEGHEIASHSNSHGNNMSGEEASSKKSIENHITQKYGIITVAYPNCNVPNESAVKQNYIVGRICNGSWKGMNDEMGKDGPSNWAQVPATMTGAEGQIKSTNDFTGRMQKVIQSNGWAAFLTHGFQGKNNGNANYSPTDLNAIDGALKWAKENDKDIWVAPMGHVAMYLKERNASKIESKDGGAANTMSFELKHNIADNISKYDYPLSIKVKTDWTKVEVTQGEAKLESKVDGGYVYFDAVPNAGTIIVKNANAAAPESSSSSEPPASSSSSEVASSSSNGTIALPMQSLDGRHLAAYVDASGYITVQNAQGLNITVFNSLGNVVRTTKGIGMLQKVYTGAKGMYVVKIGNRAWTMNIK; encoded by the coding sequence ATGAACTACAAAAAAATTTCTATTGCCTCTGTCGCAGTTGGGATGTTCGCAGCGGGCGCAGCTTTCGCTCAGAATGCAGAAATTGCAACCTGGTCGGGCTTCCGCAAGGGGGCCGCCTCCTTTACATTTGACGACGGCGCACCGAGCCACGTGACCGATGCAGGTCCGACGTTCAAGAAATATGGCTACAAGGCCACCTTCAACCTCGTTGTAAACTGGAACCCCAACTGGAGCGGATTCCAGGGTTTGGCCGACGAAGGTCACGAAATCGCAAGCCACAGCAATAGCCACGGCAATAACATGAGTGGCGAAGAAGCTTCTTCGAAAAAGAGCATCGAAAACCATATCACGCAGAAATACGGCATCATCACGGTCGCCTACCCGAACTGCAACGTACCCAACGAAAGCGCCGTCAAGCAGAACTACATTGTGGGCCGTATCTGCAACGGCAGCTGGAAGGGCATGAATGATGAAATGGGCAAGGACGGTCCATCCAACTGGGCTCAGGTCCCCGCCACCATGACTGGTGCCGAAGGCCAGATCAAGAGCACGAACGACTTTACCGGCAGAATGCAGAAAGTTATCCAGAGCAATGGCTGGGCAGCATTCCTCACTCACGGTTTCCAGGGCAAGAACAACGGCAACGCCAACTACTCCCCGACCGACCTCAACGCTATCGATGGAGCCCTCAAGTGGGCAAAGGAGAACGATAAGGACATTTGGGTTGCCCCAATGGGCCATGTCGCTATGTACCTTAAGGAACGCAATGCCTCCAAGATTGAATCGAAGGATGGCGGTGCAGCAAACACCATGTCGTTCGAACTCAAGCACAATATTGCCGACAACATTTCCAAGTATGACTACCCGCTTTCCATCAAGGTGAAGACAGACTGGACCAAGGTAGAAGTTACTCAGGGCGAAGCAAAGCTTGAATCCAAAGTAGATGGCGGTTACGTTTACTTTGACGCAGTCCCGAACGCAGGCACAATTATCGTGAAGAACGCAAACGCTGCTGCTCCGGAATCTTCCAGCAGTTCTGAGCCGCCGGCAAGTTCTAGCTCCAGCGAAGTCGCCTCTTCTAGCTCGAACGGCACAATCGCTCTCCCGATGCAATCACTTGACGGTCGCCACCTCGCCGCCTACGTGGACGCAAGTGGCTACATCACGGTTCAGAACGCCCAGGGCTTGAACATCACCGTGTTCAACAGCCTCGGTAACGTTGTCCGTACCACCAAGGGTATCGGCATGTTGCAGAAAGTCTATACCGGTGCCAAGGGCATGTATGTCGTAAAAATCGGCAACAGAGCTTGGACAATGAACATCAAGTAG